Proteins co-encoded in one Actinomadura luteofluorescens genomic window:
- a CDS encoding FadR/GntR family transcriptional regulator, protein MTLRTARRSSLVDQVIDQLRDEITGGGWPVGGKIPPEPVLSETLGVGRNTVREAVRALTHAGLLESRQGDGTYVRATSELSGAVRRRLETAELVEILEVRRGFEVEAARLAATRRTDADIAAIAVALARRDAAWAAGEHSAFVEADLEFHTAVVEATHNRVLTDLYRDFSAALRASIGAAGSLLEHADVPHGPIAAAIEAGDADAATQATHACLDQILASTVPLSGTAPQET, encoded by the coding sequence GATGAGATCACCGGGGGCGGCTGGCCGGTGGGCGGAAAGATCCCGCCGGAGCCCGTGCTGTCGGAGACGCTCGGGGTCGGGCGTAACACCGTCCGGGAGGCGGTGCGGGCGCTGACCCACGCGGGTCTCCTGGAGAGCCGCCAGGGCGACGGGACGTACGTGCGCGCGACGAGCGAGCTGTCCGGGGCCGTCCGGCGGCGGCTGGAGACCGCGGAACTCGTCGAGATCCTGGAGGTCCGGCGGGGGTTCGAGGTGGAGGCGGCCCGGCTCGCCGCCACCCGGCGCACGGACGCCGACATCGCCGCCATCGCGGTCGCGCTCGCACGCAGGGACGCGGCGTGGGCGGCGGGCGAGCACTCGGCGTTCGTCGAAGCGGACCTCGAATTCCACACCGCCGTGGTCGAGGCCACCCACAACCGCGTCCTGACGGACCTGTACCGCGACTTCAGCGCGGCGCTCCGGGCCAGCATCGGCGCGGCCGGGAGCCTGCTCGAACACGCCGACGTCCCGCACGGCCCCATCGCCGCGGCCATCGAGGCGGGCGACGCCGACGCCGCCACCCAGGCGACCCACGCGTGTCTCGACCAGATCCTCGCCTCGACCGTCCCCCTGTCCGGGACGGCTCCGCAGGAGACCTAG